One window of Arvicola amphibius chromosome 6, mArvAmp1.2, whole genome shotgun sequence genomic DNA carries:
- the Rpl11 gene encoding 60S ribosomal protein L11, translated as MSQDQGEKENPMRELRIRKLCLNICVGESGDRLTRAAKVLEQLTGQTPVFSKARYTVRSFGIRRNEKIAVHCTVRGAKAEEILEKGLKVREYELRKNNFSDTGNFGFGIQEHIDLGIKYDPSIGIYGLDFYVVLGRPGFSIADKKRRTGCIGAKHRISKEEAMRWFQQKYDGIILPGK; from the exons ATGTCG CAAGATCAAGGTGAAAAGGAGAACCCCATGCGGGAACTTCGCATCCGCAAGCTCTGCCTCAATATCTGTGTTGGGGAGAGCGGGGACAGACTGACCCGGGCAGCCAAGGTGCTGGAGCAGCTCACAGGCCAGACACCTGTCTTTTCCAAAG CTAGGTACACCGTCAGGTCCTTTGGCatcaggagaaatgaaaagattgCTGTTCACTGTACTGTCCGCGGAGCCAAGGCAGAAGAAATTCTGGAGAAAGGCCTGAAG GTGCGGGAGTATGAGTTGCGGAAAAATAACTTCTCGGATACTGGGAACTTCGGCTTTGGGATTCAAGAACACATTGATCTGGGCATCAAATATGACCCAAGCATTGGGATCTACGGCCTGGACTTCTATGTG GTGCTGGGCAGGCCAGGTTTCAGCATCGCAGACAAGAAGCGCAGGACAGGCTGCATTGGGGCCAAACACAGAATCAGCAAAGAGGAAGCCATGCGCTGGTTCCAGCAGAAG TATGATGGAATCATCCTTCCTGGCAAATAA